The following coding sequences are from one Thermodesulfobacteriota bacterium window:
- a CDS encoding glycosyltransferase: protein MKIAMLSPIAWRTPPRHYGPWENVVSLLTEGLVARGIDVTLFATGESQTTGQLKSVCPMGYEEDGTMVPKVWESLHISELFEQGDAFDLIHNHFDYLPLTYSGMTSTPLVTTIHGFSSPKILPVYKKYNGKCFYVAISEADKSPELDYVATIHHGIDLDQFTFRSDHGTYLLFFGRIHPEKGTAECIEVARRTGMKLIIAGIIQDQAYFDTKVSPYLDDDRITFIGAAAPEKRNKLLGGAYALLHPISFDEPFGLSVVESMACGTPVLAFSRGSMPEIIAHEKTGFLTTDIDGMAQAVKHVMDIDRRMCRDWVDTRFSVNRMVSDYIRVYETIIGQNRRQDHRPWGYYEILSDKPDHKVKRITVYPGQRLSYQRHFRRSEHWYVLSGTAVVTKNNEDIERIPGQAIDLPVGTWHRVRNPGSDNLVLIEVQTGDYFGEDDIERSEDDYGRV, encoded by the coding sequence ATGAAGATTGCTATGCTATCGCCCATAGCTTGGCGCACACCACCCAGACATTACGGCCCATGGGAGAATGTGGTCTCCCTTCTGACAGAAGGACTGGTAGCTCGGGGAATCGATGTGACATTATTCGCTACTGGCGAATCACAAACCACGGGCCAACTAAAAAGCGTCTGCCCAATGGGTTATGAGGAAGACGGCACGATGGTGCCCAAGGTATGGGAATCTTTGCATATTTCTGAACTGTTTGAGCAAGGAGATGCCTTCGACCTAATTCACAACCATTTTGATTATCTGCCTCTGACATATTCTGGTATGACTTCAACACCGCTGGTGACCACTATCCATGGGTTCTCTTCCCCCAAAATTCTCCCGGTTTACAAAAAGTATAACGGTAAATGCTTTTATGTTGCCATTAGTGAGGCTGACAAGTCACCAGAGCTTGACTACGTCGCCACCATCCATCATGGCATCGACCTTGATCAGTTCACATTCAGGTCCGATCATGGTACATATTTGCTTTTTTTCGGTCGAATACACCCTGAGAAAGGTACCGCAGAATGCATAGAGGTGGCCCGGAGAACCGGCATGAAACTCATTATAGCGGGTATCATCCAGGACCAGGCCTATTTTGATACTAAAGTTAGCCCTTATTTAGATGATGACCGTATTACCTTTATTGGCGCCGCTGCGCCAGAAAAACGCAACAAGTTGCTGGGTGGCGCGTATGCCCTGTTACACCCCATCAGCTTTGATGAACCATTCGGACTTTCTGTGGTCGAATCTATGGCATGTGGTACTCCGGTACTTGCTTTTTCAAGGGGTAGCATGCCTGAAATTATCGCCCATGAGAAAACGGGGTTCCTAACCACTGACATTGACGGCATGGCCCAAGCTGTCAAACATGTCATGGATATTGACCGTCGCATGTGCCGTGATTGGGTAGATACACGCTTCAGTGTGAACCGAATGGTGTCGGATTATATTCGGGTGTATGAAACCATTATCGGTCAAAACAGGCGTCAGGACCACAGACCCTGGGGATATTATGAGATTTTATCCGACAAGCCCGATCACAAGGTCAAACGGATCACAGTCTACCCTGGGCAACGACTGAGTTACCAGCGCCATTTCAGACGTTCCGAGCACTGGTATGTACTTAGCGGCACAGCTGTGGTGACTAAAAATAACGAGGACATAGAGCGAATACCCGGCCAAGCCATCGATCTCCCTGTTGGGACATGGCACCGCGTACGTAACCCTGGATCGGACAACTTGGTATTAATTGAGGTGCAGACTGGAGATTACTTCGGAGAGGATGATATTGAAAGATCAGAAGATGACTATGGCAGAGTCTAA